In Geopsychrobacter electrodiphilus DSM 16401, a single window of DNA contains:
- a CDS encoding universal stress protein: MIPNIKNILYTTGLGSGTPYVFRYALSLAQKYDAKIHIIHGHEQMPSAAQNMADLYVAKEKLAEIFEQSLLDAEKKIIDRLKLLCAKETSSDPQGLERVASVTIAKLPPKQAILEEAEKRNIDLIVMGSHRHSVLADAMLGTTTLKVLHRSTIPVMVVRIPENYQEEGF; encoded by the coding sequence ATGATCCCAAACATTAAAAACATTCTCTACACTACCGGCCTGGGGAGTGGAACACCTTACGTTTTCCGCTATGCCTTAAGTCTGGCTCAGAAATATGATGCCAAGATCCATATTATTCATGGGCATGAACAGATGCCCAGCGCTGCCCAGAACATGGCAGACCTCTATGTCGCCAAGGAAAAGCTGGCCGAAATTTTTGAACAGTCGTTGCTCGATGCGGAGAAAAAGATTATTGATCGGCTTAAACTCCTCTGCGCCAAGGAGACCTCCAGCGACCCTCAGGGGCTTGAACGGGTCGCCAGCGTTACGATCGCAAAACTCCCGCCGAAACAGGCTATCCTGGAAGAGGCTGAAAAGCGAAATATCGACCTGATTGTCATGGGCTCACACCGTCATTCGGTCCTTGCCGATGCCATGCTGGGGACCACCACGCTCAAGGTTCTGCATCGTTCCACCATCCCGGTGATGGTCGTACGTATTCCTGAGAACTACCAGGAAGAAGGCTTTTAA
- a CDS encoding ammonium transporter — protein sequence MNKRILLLTLGLLALPLLGFAGDAPITAAEVQTNLNFVWTLIAAFLVFIMQAGFAMVEAGFTRAKNACNIMMKNMMDFAVGSIAFWAVGFGLMFGKTNGLFGTTDFFLSGAVGNDAPWNYAFWMFQVVFAATAATIISGAVAERTKFSAYLVYSVLVSALIYPIFGGWAWGSLYHGSGWLEGLGFIDFAGSTVVHSVGGWLALAGAIVVGPRLGKFGKDGKVRPLPGHNIPIAALGVFLLWFGWYGFNPGSTTTGDSSIALIAVTTTLAGAAGAFSAMLATWFKYGKSDIGMTCNGALAGLVGITAGCANVTPISAVIIGLIAGVLVLFSVLFFDKIKIDDPVGAISVHGVCGAWGTLAAGLFDHGGFSLKVVGVQLIGIGACFAWAFIGGLVVFKLIDLVIGMRVSAEEELAGLDFSEHGASAYPDFHTVHLGSVFTSSGSGKADTK from the coding sequence ATGAATAAGCGTATTTTGTTGCTGACACTGGGGTTGCTGGCACTGCCGCTACTCGGCTTTGCTGGAGATGCACCGATAACGGCAGCAGAGGTTCAGACCAACCTTAACTTTGTCTGGACCCTGATTGCCGCCTTTTTGGTTTTTATCATGCAAGCCGGATTTGCCATGGTTGAGGCCGGTTTCACGCGGGCCAAGAACGCCTGCAACATCATGATGAAAAACATGATGGATTTTGCTGTCGGTTCCATTGCCTTCTGGGCCGTCGGTTTTGGCCTGATGTTCGGGAAGACCAATGGCCTGTTCGGTACAACCGACTTCTTCCTCAGCGGCGCGGTCGGTAATGATGCCCCGTGGAATTATGCCTTCTGGATGTTCCAGGTCGTTTTTGCCGCGACGGCGGCGACCATCATTTCGGGCGCGGTTGCAGAGCGGACCAAGTTCAGTGCTTATCTGGTCTATTCGGTTCTTGTCTCAGCGCTGATCTACCCGATTTTCGGTGGATGGGCCTGGGGATCGCTCTACCATGGAAGTGGTTGGTTGGAAGGGCTCGGTTTCATTGATTTCGCCGGTTCGACGGTCGTTCATTCGGTCGGCGGTTGGTTGGCTCTGGCGGGGGCGATTGTAGTCGGGCCGCGTCTGGGTAAATTTGGCAAAGATGGCAAGGTTCGTCCGCTCCCTGGGCACAATATCCCGATTGCGGCGCTGGGTGTCTTTCTTCTCTGGTTCGGTTGGTATGGCTTTAATCCAGGTTCCACCACCACCGGGGACAGTTCAATAGCTTTAATCGCGGTGACGACCACACTGGCCGGTGCTGCCGGTGCTTTCTCGGCCATGCTCGCGACCTGGTTTAAATATGGTAAAAGTGATATCGGGATGACTTGCAACGGCGCATTGGCCGGTCTGGTTGGTATTACCGCGGGTTGCGCCAATGTGACGCCGATATCGGCGGTTATTATTGGATTGATTGCCGGTGTTCTGGTGCTTTTTTCGGTTCTCTTCTTTGACAAGATTAAAATTGATGATCCAGTCGGTGCGATTTCGGTGCATGGCGTCTGCGGTGCCTGGGGGACTCTGGCTGCTGGCCTGTTTGATCACGGTGGTTTCTCGCTCAAGGTGGTTGGGGTGCAGTTGATTGGGATTGGTGCCTGTTTTGCCTGGGCCTTTATCGGGGGCTTGGTCGTTTTTAAATTGATCGATCTGGTGATCGGTATGCGTGTCAGCGCAGAAGAGGAATTAGCCGGACTCGATTTCTCAGAACATGGTGCCAGTGCCTACCCAGATTTTCATACGGTTCACCTCGGTTCGGTTTTTACTTCTTCAGGGAGTGGAAAAGCCGATACCAAATGA
- a CDS encoding P-II family nitrogen regulator, whose protein sequence is MRKVECIIKPFKLDDVKSVLTDLGINGMTVSEVRGFGRQKGHTELYRGAEYQIDFIPKVRIELVIPADQVAEVVAAVQKEACTGRIGDGKIFVSMIEQAIRIRTGETGVDSL, encoded by the coding sequence ATGCGGAAAGTTGAGTGCATTATCAAGCCGTTCAAACTGGATGATGTTAAATCGGTCCTGACCGATCTGGGCATTAACGGGATGACGGTGAGTGAGGTTCGCGGATTCGGCCGGCAGAAGGGGCACACCGAGCTCTATCGTGGCGCCGAATACCAGATCGATTTTATCCCCAAGGTCAGGATTGAGCTGGTGATCCCGGCGGACCAGGTCGCTGAGGTTGTCGCCGCGGTGCAGAAAGAAGCCTGCACCGGCCGCATCGGAGACGGCAAGATTTTTGTCAGCATGATTGAGCAGGCAATTCGTATCCGTACCGGCGAGACCGGTGTCGATTCTTTGTGA
- a CDS encoding TetR/AcrR family transcriptional regulator: MTPFDTKTRLLDAAESLFSNHGFAGTSMRTITTMANANLAAANYHFGHKEDLLRAVLERRLLPLNQIRNQRIDKVIADAAAANRRPGAEDLLRAFIEPTMALRHSESGSTEFVLMIGRSLTAADPAVRDRFLELTRPLIKKLHQALCLALPQLPAELLFTRLFFTMGAMGHCLCFAGITHLFGIDTGCDHPNEDRLAQNLISFVTSGLEAPC, translated from the coding sequence ATGACCCCATTCGATACCAAAACACGACTCCTCGACGCTGCGGAGAGCCTTTTTTCAAATCACGGCTTCGCCGGCACCTCAATGCGCACAATCACCACGATGGCTAACGCTAATCTGGCGGCGGCAAATTATCATTTTGGTCACAAAGAAGATCTGCTGCGAGCAGTTCTTGAGCGCCGCCTGCTGCCGCTCAACCAGATCCGCAACCAACGGATTGACAAGGTTATAGCAGATGCGGCAGCGGCCAACAGACGTCCCGGAGCAGAGGATCTGTTGCGCGCATTTATTGAACCAACCATGGCACTCCGTCACAGCGAGAGCGGTTCAACCGAATTTGTGCTGATGATTGGCCGGTCACTGACTGCCGCCGACCCGGCGGTCCGTGACCGATTTCTCGAGCTAACGCGCCCTCTGATCAAAAAACTCCATCAGGCGCTATGTCTCGCACTGCCGCAACTGCCCGCCGAGCTCCTCTTTACCCGACTCTTTTTCACCATGGGAGCGATGGGACATTGTCTCTGTTTTGCCGGAATAACCCATCTTTTTGGAATCGACACCGGGTGTGATCACCCAAATGAAGACAGACTGGCCCAAAACCTGATCAGCTTTGTCACGTCCGGCCTGGAGGCACCATGCTGA
- a CDS encoding efflux transporter outer membrane subunit: protein MLKFQSAAIMLFCLLGACAPHARQSASPLEMPNKFDSSSLIVPVTTGRWWLAFNDPNLNRLEEKLFAANLNLAQGHARLRQAEAFMQQARALRYPNLALEGQAGRSSQPGITGDMQGESYQLSVSAGFELDLFNKLASRSQAAELNYQASQYDLQSLYMSLSAQLADLYYLAIEQRAQLALTDATISSLRDNLRRVGDRYRLGLTAAIDLYQARQNLATARAGRLSYEQGLKVTENALAVLLSEYPESHAFLQQAHLPVAPPQLPAGIPADLLKNRPDIKAAFLRVAARDAEIAAAIAERFPSFNLVGNYGLSQTNLTGSLISGDFWSLLVKFSQPLIDAGRRKAEVERTRAVFSETVAAYQATVLRSFQDVEDALSGNRTSAGRIERLNEQVAATDAAQRLALDRYLNGLTDYLPVLAAQIFKYNSQSQLLAAKRQILSQRISLARAIGGNWMAEQLKSDHKQLADQGTGQ, encoded by the coding sequence ATGCTGAAATTTCAATCAGCAGCAATTATGCTGTTCTGCCTGCTGGGAGCCTGCGCCCCCCACGCGCGTCAGAGCGCGTCCCCGCTGGAGATGCCGAATAAATTCGATTCATCCTCCCTGATCGTACCGGTGACGACCGGACGCTGGTGGCTGGCCTTCAATGACCCGAACCTCAACCGCCTGGAGGAAAAACTCTTCGCCGCCAACCTGAATCTGGCACAGGGGCATGCCCGCCTCCGCCAGGCAGAGGCGTTCATGCAACAAGCGCGCGCCCTTCGCTATCCGAACCTGGCCCTTGAAGGACAAGCTGGCCGTAGCAGCCAGCCGGGAATCACTGGAGATATGCAGGGAGAGAGTTACCAACTCTCTGTCTCAGCCGGTTTTGAACTCGATCTGTTCAACAAGCTCGCCTCGCGGAGTCAGGCAGCAGAGCTCAACTACCAGGCCTCGCAATACGACCTGCAGAGCCTCTACATGAGCCTTTCTGCGCAACTGGCCGACCTCTACTACCTGGCGATAGAACAACGCGCCCAGCTAGCCCTGACCGATGCAACCATCTCCAGCCTCAGAGATAACCTGCGACGGGTCGGGGACCGCTATCGTCTGGGTTTGACTGCGGCCATCGATCTGTACCAGGCCCGCCAGAATCTGGCCACCGCCAGGGCCGGGCGACTCAGTTATGAGCAGGGACTGAAAGTGACGGAGAATGCCCTCGCCGTCCTGCTGAGTGAATACCCTGAGAGCCATGCCTTTTTGCAGCAGGCTCATCTCCCGGTTGCCCCCCCGCAGCTCCCGGCCGGGATACCGGCAGACCTGCTGAAGAATCGTCCCGACATCAAGGCCGCTTTTTTACGGGTTGCGGCACGTGATGCCGAAATCGCCGCTGCGATTGCAGAGCGCTTCCCCAGCTTCAACCTGGTCGGCAACTATGGGCTGTCACAGACCAACCTCACCGGAAGCCTGATCAGCGGAGATTTCTGGAGTCTGTTGGTAAAATTCTCTCAGCCACTCATCGATGCCGGCCGAAGAAAAGCCGAGGTCGAACGCACCAGAGCGGTTTTTTCTGAAACAGTCGCAGCCTATCAGGCGACCGTTCTGCGGAGCTTCCAGGACGTCGAAGATGCCTTGAGCGGCAACCGGACCAGCGCCGGGCGCATAGAACGTCTGAACGAACAGGTTGCGGCGACCGATGCGGCACAGAGGCTGGCCCTGGATCGTTATCTGAACGGGTTGACCGACTATCTGCCTGTCCTCGCCGCACAAATTTTCAAGTACAACAGCCAGAGCCAGCTGCTGGCGGCAAAACGCCAGATCTTATCCCAACGGATCTCCCTGGCCCGTGCCATCGGCGGGAACTGGATGGCCGAACAGTTAAAATCCGACCATAAACAGCTTGCCGACCAAGGGACGGGCCAATGA
- a CDS encoding efflux RND transporter periplasmic adaptor subunit gives MSENTPKRNHLKWILPILILILALLATRALLKSRRAPEKLVQTDRGLLVKTMPVVLGPQQARVIATGTVKAQYEITLSAEINGRLTWVSQRFVEGGFFGKGDKILEIDSRDYQLALQRAEAELAQAKAALLTEEEQAGIARREWARLDLADKGEPGALVLRQPQLLSAKAAFAAAEAGIQQAQLNLQRTQIRAPFNGRLRSKTVDRGEYIRSGNPLAVLASSNRAEIIVPLPVSDLQWLTIPAAGSKQQGSSCTISLTIDGQRHQWQGNILRSFGEVDQTTRMAKIAIGVDDPYRIKHQHAKEKLPLENGLFVEVAIAGTELGQLASIPRNALREGDLVWLADAKNQLEIRPVHVYRRQQETLLIDRGLTGNERLILTSISGAATGMKLRLANGEKSQ, from the coding sequence ATGAGCGAAAACACCCCAAAACGTAATCACCTCAAGTGGATTCTGCCAATCCTGATCCTGATTTTGGCCCTTCTCGCGACTCGCGCCCTGCTTAAATCACGCAGAGCCCCGGAAAAACTGGTCCAGACCGATCGCGGCTTGCTGGTTAAAACCATGCCGGTCGTGCTGGGACCCCAACAGGCCAGAGTCATCGCCACCGGCACGGTCAAGGCTCAATATGAAATCACCCTCTCAGCCGAGATCAACGGGCGGCTGACCTGGGTCTCACAACGCTTTGTCGAAGGAGGGTTCTTCGGCAAGGGGGACAAGATCCTCGAAATCGATTCGCGAGATTATCAACTGGCGCTGCAACGGGCTGAAGCCGAGCTGGCGCAAGCCAAAGCAGCACTTTTGACCGAAGAGGAACAGGCCGGTATTGCCAGACGTGAATGGGCGAGGCTGGATCTTGCCGACAAGGGGGAGCCAGGCGCCCTGGTCCTGCGTCAACCGCAACTGCTGAGCGCCAAGGCCGCCTTCGCAGCAGCCGAAGCGGGGATTCAGCAGGCACAGCTCAATCTGCAGCGCACCCAGATTCGTGCACCATTCAACGGGCGTCTCCGCAGCAAAACAGTCGATCGGGGTGAATACATACGCAGCGGGAACCCGCTGGCGGTGCTGGCCAGTTCGAATCGGGCCGAGATTATCGTGCCGCTACCGGTTTCCGATCTCCAGTGGCTCACCATTCCGGCCGCCGGGAGCAAACAACAAGGCTCCTCCTGTACCATTTCGCTCACAATAGATGGCCAACGCCACCAATGGCAGGGGAACATTCTCCGCTCCTTCGGGGAAGTTGATCAAACCACCCGCATGGCCAAGATCGCCATCGGGGTCGACGATCCTTATCGAATAAAGCATCAACACGCCAAGGAGAAGCTGCCGCTGGAGAATGGGCTGTTTGTCGAGGTGGCCATCGCTGGCACAGAATTGGGGCAACTGGCCAGTATCCCGCGCAACGCTCTGCGCGAAGGCGACCTGGTCTGGCTGGCCGACGCAAAAAACCAGCTTGAAATCCGCCCTGTCCATGTTTATCGGCGGCAACAGGAAACCCTCCTTATCGATCGAGGGCTCACTGGCAATGAACGCCTGATTTTAACCAGTATTTCGGGTGCGGCCACGGGAATGAAACTGCGCCTGGCAAACGGGGAGAAATCACAATGA
- a CDS encoding efflux RND transporter permease subunit, with translation MARNHVAANLLMLILILGGIIKAPHIKQEVFPEVSLDRILVSVAYPGAGPEEVEEGILLKIEEGLTGVDGIKQLKSTATEGSGSVVAELYADQNPDQVLQDIKSEVDRITTFPENAEKPVISKLLTRREVISVVVSGTIGERALRQQAENLRDELLELPGITQVDLGGVRPFEISVEIPEDHLRQYHLTLEQVAARIRSASLDLPGGSVKTKGGEILLRTKERRYFGPEYADIVILSKPDGTQVRLGDIAHVVDGFADTEEYARFDGQPAAMVKVYRVGEQKPTEISQLVKNYIQQKQRQLPASVKLATWNDTSEVFQSRMSLLQKNALYGLTLVFIILGLFLEIRLALWVMLGIPISFFGTLFLMPFLGVSINMISLFAFILALGILVDDAIVVGENIYEHRQSGKDFVTAAIDGVLEVALPVVFSVLTTVAAFLPLVYVAGMMGKFIKVIPIIVITLLLVSLVESLFVLPSHLSMGKRRAESRGLLGTIDRIRRSFGNALDRFVGGPYRRTLELAINYRYAALAIGLAMLLLTIGVVKGGVVKFIFMPEVDGDQIIASVQMTRGMPIAETAKVEQRLVETAQQTVAEYDSKRPAGDSILRNIYSVVGGTIAGGGPAGGLTSSGTHLANVALFLTKSELRGIPASEISARWREKMGEMPGVESLSFASNMVRMGANIDIRLAHERFDVLEKASNRLRETLAAYPGVGDIEDTYARGKREIKLQLKPAARTLGITETDLGRQIRSAFYGAEALRLQRGRNELKVMVRYPEENRRALSDLENLRIHTSSGEEVPLSVAATITQGFGFSEINRSDRKRVINVTASVNSRLNNAQDILSELKAKTLPQMQADYPGLSFDMEGEEKERADSMNSMFSGFQLALVMIFALLAIPFRSYSQPLLIMAAIPFGLVGAVLGHIIMGFSLSLLSMFGLVALSGVVVNDSLLLIDRANQNRRHGQELHPSLIEAGTRRFRPILLTSLTTFGGLMPIIFETSVQAQFLIPMAISLGFGILFATGITLVLIPCLYMILEDIRRAIGLRDHHAEYDL, from the coding sequence ATGGCCAGAAACCATGTGGCGGCCAACCTGTTAATGCTGATACTGATTCTTGGCGGAATCATTAAGGCGCCGCATATCAAACAGGAAGTCTTCCCCGAGGTATCTCTCGACCGCATTCTGGTGAGTGTCGCCTACCCAGGTGCCGGGCCGGAAGAAGTTGAAGAAGGAATTTTGCTCAAGATCGAAGAGGGCTTGACCGGAGTCGACGGCATCAAGCAGCTCAAGTCGACTGCAACGGAAGGCTCCGGAAGCGTGGTTGCAGAACTCTACGCCGATCAAAACCCGGATCAGGTACTGCAGGACATCAAAAGCGAAGTCGACCGCATCACCACATTCCCCGAAAACGCCGAAAAACCGGTCATCAGCAAACTGCTCACTCGGCGCGAGGTCATTTCAGTGGTCGTTTCGGGTACCATCGGCGAACGTGCCCTGCGCCAACAGGCCGAAAACCTGCGCGACGAACTACTCGAACTTCCCGGCATCACCCAGGTTGATCTGGGCGGCGTGCGGCCATTTGAGATTTCAGTCGAAATCCCTGAAGATCACCTGCGCCAGTATCATCTGACCCTGGAGCAGGTGGCGGCACGCATCCGCAGCGCTTCCCTCGATCTGCCCGGCGGGTCGGTCAAGACCAAAGGCGGAGAAATTCTGCTGCGCACCAAGGAGCGCCGTTATTTCGGCCCTGAATATGCCGACATCGTGATCCTCAGCAAACCCGACGGCACCCAGGTGAGGTTGGGAGATATCGCCCATGTCGTTGATGGCTTTGCCGACACCGAGGAGTATGCCCGATTTGACGGTCAGCCCGCGGCTATGGTCAAGGTCTACCGGGTCGGCGAACAAAAGCCGACCGAAATTTCACAACTGGTGAAAAATTATATTCAGCAGAAACAACGGCAGCTCCCCGCCAGCGTCAAACTGGCCACCTGGAATGACACCTCTGAAGTTTTTCAGAGTCGCATGTCGCTGTTACAAAAAAATGCCTTATATGGGTTGACCCTGGTGTTCATTATTCTGGGCCTGTTCCTCGAAATCCGTCTGGCTCTATGGGTCATGCTGGGGATCCCGATCTCCTTTTTCGGCACCTTGTTTCTCATGCCGTTTCTCGGCGTGTCGATCAACATGATTTCACTCTTCGCCTTTATTCTCGCCCTGGGGATTCTGGTCGACGATGCCATCGTCGTCGGTGAAAATATCTACGAACACCGACAATCGGGCAAAGACTTTGTGACCGCCGCTATTGACGGAGTTCTCGAAGTGGCGCTGCCGGTGGTTTTTTCCGTGTTAACCACGGTCGCCGCCTTTTTGCCTCTGGTCTATGTCGCAGGCATGATGGGTAAATTCATCAAGGTCATCCCGATCATTGTAATTACCCTGCTGCTGGTGTCGCTGGTTGAATCACTCTTTGTGCTCCCCTCACATTTGTCCATGGGGAAAAGGCGCGCCGAGAGCCGCGGGCTGCTGGGCACCATCGATCGCATTCGGCGCAGCTTCGGCAACGCCCTCGACCGTTTTGTCGGCGGACCCTATCGGCGCACCCTTGAACTGGCCATCAATTATCGCTACGCGGCACTCGCTATCGGCCTTGCCATGCTGCTGCTGACCATTGGCGTCGTCAAAGGCGGGGTCGTCAAATTCATTTTCATGCCGGAAGTCGACGGGGATCAAATTATCGCCTCGGTGCAAATGACCCGCGGCATGCCGATTGCCGAAACCGCCAAAGTCGAGCAGCGACTCGTCGAAACCGCACAGCAGACCGTAGCTGAATACGACAGCAAGCGCCCGGCGGGTGACAGCATCCTGCGCAATATCTACTCAGTAGTCGGCGGCACCATCGCTGGCGGCGGACCGGCTGGAGGTTTGACCAGCAGCGGCACCCACCTCGCCAATGTCGCCCTGTTTCTGACCAAAAGTGAACTACGGGGCATCCCCGCCAGCGAAATTTCGGCCCGCTGGCGTGAAAAAATGGGCGAAATGCCAGGGGTCGAATCGTTGTCCTTTGCCTCGAACATGGTGCGTATGGGGGCTAACATCGACATACGCCTGGCCCACGAACGTTTTGACGTTCTGGAGAAGGCATCGAACCGCCTGCGAGAGACTCTGGCCGCGTATCCCGGGGTTGGGGATATTGAAGATACCTATGCTCGAGGCAAACGTGAGATCAAGTTGCAGCTCAAACCTGCAGCACGCACCCTGGGGATCACCGAAACAGATCTCGGACGGCAGATTCGGTCAGCCTTCTATGGGGCCGAGGCGTTGCGACTGCAGCGCGGTCGCAACGAGCTTAAAGTCATGGTGCGCTACCCCGAAGAAAATCGCCGGGCGCTCTCTGATCTCGAGAACCTGCGGATCCATACCTCGTCGGGAGAGGAAGTCCCCTTGAGCGTCGCAGCCACAATCACCCAGGGCTTTGGTTTTTCCGAAATCAATCGCAGCGACCGCAAACGCGTCATCAACGTCACCGCCAGCGTAAACAGTCGCCTGAACAACGCGCAGGATATTTTAAGCGAATTGAAAGCCAAAACTCTTCCCCAGATGCAGGCCGACTATCCGGGCTTAAGCTTCGACATGGAGGGGGAAGAAAAAGAGCGCGCTGATTCGATGAACAGCATGTTCAGCGGTTTTCAGCTGGCGCTGGTGATGATTTTTGCCCTACTGGCGATCCCCTTCCGCAGCTACAGCCAACCGCTCCTGATCATGGCTGCCATCCCCTTTGGTCTGGTGGGCGCGGTGCTGGGGCATATTATAATGGGGTTCTCCTTGAGTCTTTTGAGCATGTTCGGACTGGTGGCGCTGTCGGGGGTGGTGGTCAACGACTCGTTGCTCCTGATCGACCGCGCCAACCAGAACCGGCGTCATGGTCAGGAACTGCATCCCAGCCTGATAGAGGCGGGGACCCGGCGCTTCCGCCCAATCCTGCTGACCTCTCTGACCACCTTCGGCGGGCTGATGCCGATAATTTTTGAAACCAGTGTCCAGGCGCAGTTTCTGATACCGATGGCGATCAGCCTTGGCTTCGGCATCCTCTTCGCGACAGGGATCACCCTTGTGCTGATCCCCTGTCTATACATGATTCTTGAGGATATCCGCCGCGCCATTGGCCTGCGTGATCATCATGCAGAATACGATCTGTAG
- a CDS encoding response regulator — MKKSVMVIDDDRGIRSFLQKSLFVKGYEVALAERGAPGLQQLLAGKFDLVFLDLNMPEISGQTICSALRKHEQTRTIPVVMMTAMFQTEQQMADAMREYGASAFLLKPFSVADLFEVVESLIGKSDDVGEAPAAPVEAQPEPTEAEDVTDETPPVVDSGVISGKLAQQQFPRLLHQLYQQKLTGLLHLQNKAAKKVIYIKNGYPVFARSNILGECLGRMLVKDDVITQVDCDQSVERSKSSGRLQGTELIEMGLLTPEDLHAALKKQVTEKLLNVFAWTEGQFRFLPQADFRKNITSIELSPAGLILEGVSKYWNRDQIENYLRPHLIDYVKQAENPLYLYQEMGLSRRGEEVFAECLGDLSLEKILERHPLSRREVQQVMVALVISGMVTLRTTASRLDDEARAQRKAERPVDGELRKEILEDYKRIMSSDYFTALGVEHQCDSGMVRRAYYKLAKLYHPDRFLGRGLSNDMENKVNEIFGHVTQAYSVLSNPTLRSSYRDELEHGPKGRIDVNQVIEAETAFQQGRGLLKVRQFKAAAAKLKISIELSPEEPEYLTSYAWALFKSAPENDGIQNKTLEILLSSRELNPGLEETHLFLGYVYQALGKERQSEKSFEMAVQANPKSTEALRELRLINLRRGQQEPSKGLFKKFLNKE; from the coding sequence ATGAAAAAAAGCGTGATGGTCATAGATGACGATCGGGGGATCCGCTCATTTCTGCAAAAGTCCCTGTTTGTTAAAGGCTACGAAGTTGCCCTTGCCGAGCGGGGTGCGCCCGGTCTTCAGCAGCTGCTGGCTGGAAAATTTGATCTGGTCTTTCTCGATTTAAACATGCCCGAGATTTCGGGGCAGACGATCTGCTCCGCGCTGCGCAAGCATGAGCAGACCAGGACAATTCCGGTGGTGATGATGACCGCCATGTTCCAGACTGAACAGCAGATGGCTGACGCCATGCGTGAGTACGGGGCGAGTGCTTTTTTACTCAAACCTTTCAGTGTGGCTGATCTGTTCGAAGTAGTCGAGTCCCTGATCGGCAAGAGCGATGATGTCGGGGAGGCACCCGCGGCCCCGGTCGAGGCGCAGCCGGAACCGACCGAGGCTGAGGACGTTACGGATGAAACCCCTCCGGTCGTGGATTCCGGTGTCATCTCAGGAAAACTCGCACAGCAGCAGTTTCCGCGGTTGCTGCATCAACTGTATCAGCAGAAGTTAACCGGACTGCTGCATCTGCAGAATAAGGCCGCCAAGAAGGTCATCTATATTAAGAACGGTTACCCGGTCTTTGCCCGCTCCAATATTCTGGGAGAATGTCTGGGTCGCATGCTGGTCAAAGACGATGTTATCACCCAGGTCGATTGCGACCAGTCGGTCGAGCGGAGCAAGTCTTCGGGGCGGTTACAGGGGACCGAGTTGATCGAGATGGGTCTGCTCACGCCTGAGGATTTACACGCTGCGCTCAAAAAACAGGTCACAGAAAAACTACTGAATGTTTTTGCCTGGACTGAAGGCCAGTTCCGTTTTTTACCACAGGCGGATTTCCGCAAGAATATAACCAGCATTGAACTCTCTCCGGCTGGCCTGATTCTCGAGGGGGTGAGTAAATACTGGAACCGGGACCAGATCGAAAATTATTTACGGCCTCATCTGATCGACTACGTGAAACAGGCTGAAAATCCACTCTATCTGTATCAGGAGATGGGTCTTTCCCGCCGTGGCGAAGAAGTTTTTGCCGAGTGTCTGGGAGATCTGAGCCTGGAGAAAATTCTTGAACGGCACCCGTTGTCGCGGCGTGAGGTGCAGCAGGTGATGGTTGCGTTGGTCATTTCGGGCATGGTGACACTGCGGACGACGGCCAGCAGACTGGACGATGAGGCGCGTGCCCAGCGGAAGGCCGAGAGACCTGTCGATGGTGAACTGCGTAAGGAGATACTCGAAGATTACAAGCGGATCATGTCCTCCGATTACTTTACCGCTCTCGGTGTTGAACATCAGTGTGACAGCGGCATGGTGCGACGCGCCTATTATAAACTGGCGAAGCTCTACCATCCTGACCGCTTTCTCGGGCGGGGATTGTCAAATGACATGGAGAACAAGGTCAATGAGATCTTCGGCCATGTGACTCAGGCGTACAGTGTGCTGAGTAATCCAACGCTGCGCAGCAGCTATCGGGACGAGCTTGAACACGGGCCAAAAGGCAGGATCGATGTCAACCAGGTGATAGAAGCCGAGACGGCCTTTCAGCAGGGGCGGGGTCTGTTGAAGGTCCGTCAGTTCAAGGCGGCTGCGGCTAAATTGAAGATTTCAATCGAATTGAGCCCTGAAGAACCAGAGTATCTGACCAGTTACGCCTGGGCTCTGTTTAAGTCCGCCCCAGAAAATGACGGAATTCAGAACAAGACGCTCGAAATTCTGCTCTCCTCGCGGGAACTGAATCCGGGACTTGAAGAGACTCATCTCTTTCTCGGCTATGTGTATCAGGCCTTGGGGAAAGAGCGACAGTCTGAAAAGTCATTTGAAATGGCGGTTCAGGCCAATCCAAAATCGACAGAAGCCCTGCGTGAACTCAGGCTGATTAATTTGCGGCGCGGGCAACAAGAGCCCTCGAAGGGGTTGTTCAAAAAATTTCTCAACAAGGAGTAG